Genomic DNA from Paenibacillus borealis:
TACGGTTACGCTTGAAGTGATGCGGGAAGTCTCCCCTTACGGGTACTTCCTGAGCGCCGGTGACCAGGATATCATGCTTCACTATACCGAGCTGGTAGGCAGCAAGCCGAAGATCGGTGACAAGGTTGAAGTGTTCATCTTCTTCGATACCGAGGACCGCCCTGCAGCTACAATGAAGAAGCCTTACCTGACGCTGGGTGAAATGGCGCTGCTCGAAGTAGCTGATATTCATCCGCGTCTCGGCTGCTTCCTGGAGATGGGGCTTGGACGCCAGCTGCTGCTGCCGATCGGCGAGCTTCCGGAGCTGATAGAGCTGCGTCCGCAGATCGGTGACAAGGTCTTCGCCATTATGGAGCATGACAAGCAGGGGCGTCTTCGTGCCAAGCTGGCCGGAGAGCAGGAGCTTGCGCCCCTGGCGCTGCCCGCACCTGAATCATGGCAGGGGCAGACTGTAACTGCCCGGGTGTACAAACCTCTGCAGATGGGTACCTTTGTGCTTGTAGATGCTGGTGTACTCGGCTTCGGCATCATTGGCATGGTTCATTCCTCAGAGCGCAGCCGGCTCCTGCGCCTGGGTGAAGTGATTGAAGCACGGGTAGCCCATATCCGTGAGGATGGCCGCGTTAACCTTAGCATGGGCCACCGCAAGGAAGTGGGCCGTGATGTGGATTCAGCGGCACTGCTGGATTTCCTGGCTTCCCGTCCGGGCGGCGGAATGCCTTATTCGGATGCTACGCCTCCGGATATTATCAAGCAGCGTTTCGGCATCAGCAAGTCGGCCTTCAAGCGTGCGCTGGGCAAGCTGATGAAGGAAGGCCTGGTTACCCAGAAAGAAAACTGGACCTATCTGGCCGGTAAGGAAGAAGCAGCTGCTGAGCCGGAAACTGACAACCAATAGTTTATAGAAAGCGGTGTACGCAGTGTCTTCCTATGGGAAATTTGCTTATGTATACGATGAGCTTATGGCGGATATGCCGTATCCGGATTGGCTGACCTTTGCGGAGACGGCATGGAGCAAATACGGCAAGCCGCGTACGGTAGCCGAACTCGGCTGCGGTACCGGAAGCCTGACCATTCCGCTGGCTGCGGCAGGTTATCATATGACGGGGATTGATCTCTCTTCGGACATGCTGGCTGTAGCGCAGCGCAAGCTGGAGCAGCAGCCGCAGGGACGGCGTTTTTTGCGGGAAGGCAGTGTACGCTGGGTTAGACAGAACATGAAGGAATGGGAGATGCCGGAGCCCGTGGATTCGGTCATTTCCTTCTGCGATTGCCTCAATTATGTGCTGGAGGAGCAGGACGTAAGGGACGTATTCGCCTGTACCTATGCGGGGCTTAAGCCGGGCGGGACCTTCTTGTTCGATGTACATCATCCGAATACCCTGATCCGGTATGAGGAAGAGCAGCCCTTCGTGCAGGATGAGCCGAACGTATCGTATATCTGGACCTGTGAGCTCGATGTGCCGCGCCGTGAGATTGAGCATCACCTGTCCATCTTCGCCCGTGAAGAGGGCCGCCAGGATGTGTACCGTCGGTTTGAAGAGACGCACACCCAGCGCGCCTATGATCCGGATTGGATGAAGCAGGAGCTGCTGAAGGCCGGATTCAAGGACGTTAAGATCTATGCGGACTTCGAGTGGATCGAAGCTGACGATTCCGCGCAGCGGCTGTTCTATGTAGCTGTGAAATGAATTTTATGTAATAGTGGTCCTTACCCGCAGGAGGGTGGGGGCCTTTTTTGCTGTCTGATACTGTTCCCGACGGACTTGTAGTCTGAACAAAGAAACCGGGCCGTACATCCGTACGGTCCGGCCATCTTCCAATATCCTTACCTGTGTTCGAACAAATCGATGGTGCCGAGTACAATATGCGCCAGACCAAATCCAAGAATGCCTGTTGCAGCCATCTTATATCTGCTGCCTAGAAAAGCTGCGCTGGAAGCAGTTACTACGGTTCCAAGAACGGCGGGTATTATACCTTCACGCATTCGAAACACTCCCTCACGGTAGTTTGAAAGACATCGTTAGTGTGGGTTAAGGAGGGAACAATTATGCAGGGAGTTCCTTACCCGGCCGGTCCGCATAAATAAAAGACCATCCTCAGCTCAGGAGGATGGTCTTGCTGTTTATTGAACCTATATCAGTCAATGGCTCCAGCGGTTGATACTTTGCAGGAGGGATCGTCAACCTCATGCACATTATAGAGCACACGCGCCAGCAGGTCCTGGCTGTAATTGCCGAAATGCTTGCCGTAAATGGTTAAGCCGCGTTTGTTGACCGGCTTGTCGGTGACGGCAATGCGGAAGGTCAGCTCGCTTTTGTAATCCAGCTTGATATCGTCAAGGGTGATGTCCGAGATGCGGCAGCCGTCAATGAAGCTTCCCTCATTGTTGATCCGGATCAGCTTCAGCATTCCATACTGGTTAAGGTGAGGCGGCCACCAGTCGGGATTGAAGGTGCCGCGGGCATCTCCGAAGTCGCCGGGACTGGTCCAGAAACCGATTTCGATTCCATTCACATAGAAATACAGATCCGAAGGATAGTTGTCGCTGAACCCTGGAGCCTCAGAACCAAGCTCCATGGAGAATTGAATCTCCCGGAAGGTCTGGTTGGCCTTGAGATAGTTCGGAATACGGTATTCCAGGAAACCTTCGGCCATCCAGATAATCTCCGAATCAATCCGCTGGGGATCGGCGAAATAGCGCGGCTCGTCGAAGTCACCGATAATGCTGTCTTTGGTGGCCAGTCCGCAGGTTGGGACCGCCTGATAATTGCTGTAATGTCCCACCTGGATTTCGACCTCGTACAGATTGTCGACATCCTTGCTGCGCAGATCCACCATCAGTTTATCTTTATTCAGATAGCAGACCTTCTGGATGCCGTGCTTGCCTACCGAGGTGTTAATCTCAATCAGGCCGCTCTCCTCCAGCTTCTTGATATGCATCGTAATTGCGCCATTGCTGAGATTGAGTTTCTTGGCAATTTCATTAAGGTTCAGCGCCTGGTTCGTGGCCAGCAGTTCGAGAATCTGAATCCGGATCTCGGAGCTGAGCGCCTTGAAAATGTCGATCCCGCTCATCAGGTCTTTGATATAAATCATATTTAGGGTACCTTCTTCCAGTGTGGTCGTTAGAAAAAAACTATTTTATAAAATTATAAACCATTTGAGTTAAAAAGGAAAGATTTCTTCCTTTATTTGTAGGTTATAATTGAAAACCTGCTAAATATGAATTAAAATACCCATTTACTTTATACTTATACGAATGATAAGGGGCGTTTTATTACAAAAAAAGAGGTTATATTTCAGAAAACACGCCATTTATCGCTTTTGTTTTGAATATGTATGAATAGTTTTATATTTTTATGTTTACAGAGGTCCTTATATATGTTATTTTATACCTGTAAGCGAATACATTCAAATGTTTTCTAATTATTTCACAATTATATGAAACGGTTGGTGGTTATATGACTTCTGGAGCATTAAAGGCAACGCTGGTTGTAGACAAATCCTTTGTAATCGCTGAAGTGGATAAGCGGATCTACGGCTCATTCATAGAACATCTGGGTCGGGCGGTATACGGGGGAATTTACGAACCCGGACACCCGACTGCAGGCGCTCTCGGCTTCAGGGACGATGTGAAATCACTGGTGAAGGAACTGAATGTGCCCATTATCCGATATCCCGGAGGTAATTTTGTATCCGGTTACAATTGGGAGGATGGTGTAGGTCCAGTTGAACAACGGCCCAGACGTCTTGAACTGGCGTGGCGGACGGTCGAGCCTAATGAGGTGGGTACCAATGAATTCATGAACTGGGCCAGAGAAGCGGGTTCAGAGGTTATGATGGCAGTCAATCTCGGAACACGCGGAGTAGATGCAGCACGTAACCTGCTGGAATATTGCAATCATCCCGGAGGAACGTACTGGAGTGATCTGCGGAGAAGCCACGGGGTAGAGCAGGCCCATAAGATCAAGACCTGGTGTCTGGGCAATGAAATGGATGGCCCCTGGCAGATTGGCCAGAAGACGGCTGTGGAATATGGACGGCTGGCTTATGAGACAGGTAAGGCAATGCGCCTGGTAGACCCGGACATTGAGCTTGTCTCCTGCGGAAGCTCCAGCTCGGCGATGCCGACCTTCCCTGAATGGGAAGCTGTTACTCTGGATCATACCTACGACGTAGCCGATTATGTTTCACTGCATCAATATTACGGCAACCGTGATAACGATTCGGCGAACTTTCTGGCACGCAGCATGGACCTGGAGCATTTCATCAAGACGGTTACAGCCACCTGTGACTATATCAAGGCCAAGAAACGCAGCAAGAAGACGATGTATCTCAGCTTCGATGAATGGAATGTATGGTACCACTCGAACGAATCAGATACGAAGATTGATCCATGGACCATCGGTCCGCCGCAGCTTGAGGATCATTACAACTTCGAGGATGCCCTGCTGGTCGGCAGCATGCTGATAACCTTCCTGAGACATGCGGACCGGGTGAAGATGGCTTGTCTGGCACAGCTGGTCAACGTTATCGCACCGATCATGACAGAAGCAGGCGGTGCCGCCTGGAAGCAGACGATTTTCTATCCCTATCTGCATGCTTCCAAATACGGCCGCGGGGTTTCCCTTCAGCCGATTGTCAATTCTCCGAAATACGATGCACAGGATTACACCGATGTTCCTTATCTCGACAGTGCGATTGTACATAATGAGGAGCAGGGTGAGCTGACAATCTTTGCAGTGAACCGTCATTTGGAGGAAGGCCTGCATCTGAAGGCCGATATCCGGGGCTTCGAGGGGTATACCCTGCTTGAGCATATCGTTCTGAAGCATGATGACCTGAAGGCTGTGAATACGCCCGCAGAACAGAGAGTACAGCCGGTGCAGGCTGCCGGTACCGTATGCAAGGATGGTTACGTAGACACACTTCTCTCCAAAGCTTCGTGGAACGTAATCCGGCTGAAGAAAAGCGCAGGCTTGTGAGCCGGACTGTAAAAGCAGTTCTTATATAACTTATATTTTCTACACAAATAAGGGAGGTTTAAGGATGAAGAAGAAGGGGTTTCTCGCATTAATGGTAGTGGCAATGGTAGTATTCCTGGCAGGCTGTGGAGGATCATCCAAGGAAGAGGGCGGTGAAAGCTCGGTACTTAATGCCGGTGCCGGCGACAATGCGACAGAGCTCTCCTACTGGACATTCGTTGAATTACACGGCCAGCATTTTGAGAAAATGCTTGAGAAATGGAATGCGGCCAATCCTGACCGTCAGATCAAGCTGAACGTTACAGTAATGCCTTATGATGACATGCACAACAAATTGTCCATTGCTGTACAGACGGGGGTAGGCGCGCCGGATATTGCCGATATTGAATTGGGTAAATTCCCTGACTTCCTGGCCGGAACACCACAGCTGGAACCGCTTAATGATGTAGCTGAGCCTTATAAGGGTACTGTTGTGCAATCCCAGCTGGATTTGTACAGCAAAGAAGGAAATATATACGGCCTGTCTACTCACGTAGGGGCAACCGTTGCCTTTTATAACACAGAGATTCTCGAACAGGCAGGAGTCGACTATAAGACGATCGTAACCTGGGACGACTTCAAGAAAGCCGGCATGCAGGTGTACGAAAAAACCGGCAAATACATGGGCACCGCTGACACAAGCGCTATCTGGCAAGAATCGCTCCTTCTGGCGCAGCAAGGCTCTGACCTCACCGATGATGCCGGCAATCCAAAGGTGAATTCACCGGAGATGGTGAAAGCCCTAACTATGCTCAAGGATCTGCAGGACAACAATGTAATCTCCACCATCGCCGGAGGACAGCCGGATACAGAAGAAGCTTATGGTGAATTCAACTCCGGTAACTATGCAACAGCCTTCATGCCGCTATGGCAAATGTCGAGATACACCAACTATATGGCTGACCTGCAGGGCAAGATTGCCATTGCTCCGCTTCCAGTGTTTGAGAAAGGGATGCCAAGATCGTATGGCGGCGGCGGAACCGGTACTGTAGTCACCAAAACAGCCAAAGATGTACAGCTGGCTAAAGACTTCATTGCTTATGCGAAACTTTCCCTGGATGCCAATATCGAAATCTGGAACACGCTTGGCTTTGACCCGATCAATATGAGCGTATGGGATATGAAAGACGTGACTCATAATCCTGAGAATCAGTTCGTGAAGTATTTTGTCAACAACCCGTTTGATGTATTGAATGAAATTAAAGAAGAAATCCAGCTGATCAAATCCACCTCTGCTTCACCGACGATCAATAATGTTCTTTGCACAGTTACCCTGAATGAAATCTTCGAG
This window encodes:
- a CDS encoding ArsR/SmtB family transcription factor, giving the protein MIYIKDLMSGIDIFKALSSEIRIQILELLATNQALNLNEIAKKLNLSNGAITMHIKKLEESGLIEINTSVGKHGIQKVCYLNKDKLMVDLRSKDVDNLYEVEIQVGHYSNYQAVPTCGLATKDSIIGDFDEPRYFADPQRIDSEIIWMAEGFLEYRIPNYLKANQTFREIQFSMELGSEAPGFSDNYPSDLYFYVNGIEIGFWTSPGDFGDARGTFNPDWWPPHLNQYGMLKLIRINNEGSFIDGCRISDITLDDIKLDYKSELTFRIAVTDKPVNKRGLTIYGKHFGNYSQDLLARVLYNVHEVDDPSCKVSTAGAID
- a CDS encoding alpha-N-arabinofuranosidase — translated: MTSGALKATLVVDKSFVIAEVDKRIYGSFIEHLGRAVYGGIYEPGHPTAGALGFRDDVKSLVKELNVPIIRYPGGNFVSGYNWEDGVGPVEQRPRRLELAWRTVEPNEVGTNEFMNWAREAGSEVMMAVNLGTRGVDAARNLLEYCNHPGGTYWSDLRRSHGVEQAHKIKTWCLGNEMDGPWQIGQKTAVEYGRLAYETGKAMRLVDPDIELVSCGSSSSAMPTFPEWEAVTLDHTYDVADYVSLHQYYGNRDNDSANFLARSMDLEHFIKTVTATCDYIKAKKRSKKTMYLSFDEWNVWYHSNESDTKIDPWTIGPPQLEDHYNFEDALLVGSMLITFLRHADRVKMACLAQLVNVIAPIMTEAGGAAWKQTIFYPYLHASKYGRGVSLQPIVNSPKYDAQDYTDVPYLDSAIVHNEEQGELTIFAVNRHLEEGLHLKADIRGFEGYTLLEHIVLKHDDLKAVNTPAEQRVQPVQAAGTVCKDGYVDTLLSKASWNVIRLKKSAGL
- a CDS encoding CvfB family protein; the encoded protein is MSLIAGTTVTLEVMREVSPYGYFLSAGDQDIMLHYTELVGSKPKIGDKVEVFIFFDTEDRPAATMKKPYLTLGEMALLEVADIHPRLGCFLEMGLGRQLLLPIGELPELIELRPQIGDKVFAIMEHDKQGRLRAKLAGEQELAPLALPAPESWQGQTVTARVYKPLQMGTFVLVDAGVLGFGIIGMVHSSERSRLLRLGEVIEARVAHIREDGRVNLSMGHRKEVGRDVDSAALLDFLASRPGGGMPYSDATPPDIIKQRFGISKSAFKRALGKLMKEGLVTQKENWTYLAGKEEAAAEPETDNQ
- a CDS encoding class I SAM-dependent DNA methyltransferase — encoded protein: MSSYGKFAYVYDELMADMPYPDWLTFAETAWSKYGKPRTVAELGCGTGSLTIPLAAAGYHMTGIDLSSDMLAVAQRKLEQQPQGRRFLREGSVRWVRQNMKEWEMPEPVDSVISFCDCLNYVLEEQDVRDVFACTYAGLKPGGTFLFDVHHPNTLIRYEEEQPFVQDEPNVSYIWTCELDVPRREIEHHLSIFAREEGRQDVYRRFEETHTQRAYDPDWMKQELLKAGFKDVKIYADFEWIEADDSAQRLFYVAVK
- a CDS encoding ABC transporter substrate-binding protein is translated as MKKKGFLALMVVAMVVFLAGCGGSSKEEGGESSVLNAGAGDNATELSYWTFVELHGQHFEKMLEKWNAANPDRQIKLNVTVMPYDDMHNKLSIAVQTGVGAPDIADIELGKFPDFLAGTPQLEPLNDVAEPYKGTVVQSQLDLYSKEGNIYGLSTHVGATVAFYNTEILEQAGVDYKTIVTWDDFKKAGMQVYEKTGKYMGTADTSAIWQESLLLAQQGSDLTDDAGNPKVNSPEMVKALTMLKDLQDNNVISTIAGGQPDTEEAYGEFNSGNYATAFMPLWQMSRYTNYMADLQGKIAIAPLPVFEKGMPRSYGGGGTGTVVTKTAKDVQLAKDFIAYAKLSLDANIEIWNTLGFDPINMSVWDMKDVTHNPENQFVKYFVNNPFDVLNEIKEEIQLIKSTSASPTINNVLCTVTLNEIFEDGKDVQKALDDAQAQIEQELK